Proteins found in one Sporosarcina sp. FSL K6-3457 genomic segment:
- a CDS encoding ABC transporter ATP-binding protein, with translation MIYAKNINYTYESYEKSEGLRASFKDFFSRKKIELHALKDINLNIHPGEMIGLLGPNGAGKTTLMKILVGLIYPKSGELHVMGKVPYKKERAFLKNVGLVLGQKSQLIWDLPPVDTYRMLKEIYEINQKDYETRLNKLVSQLGVSTKINTPVRKLSLGERMKCELIASFLHQPKLLLLDEPTIGLDLASQKSIYSFLLEMNKFENTTIIITSHYMNDIKALCDRLVIILDGQVTYDGKTSALTEQYNSDEVSIKLNIDHKTYEKLIFPFKNIQIEYENNILSLNIDREKVTELAQYLLENRIEFTNIKIEEVNLEEIIYKIFSEKDSVV, from the coding sequence ATGATTTATGCGAAAAATATCAACTATACATATGAAAGCTATGAAAAGTCGGAGGGGTTACGGGCTTCTTTTAAAGATTTCTTTTCAAGAAAAAAAATAGAATTACATGCATTAAAAGATATTAATTTAAATATTCATCCTGGGGAAATGATCGGATTACTAGGACCCAATGGAGCTGGTAAAACTACTTTAATGAAAATTTTAGTTGGATTAATATACCCTAAATCTGGCGAATTACATGTGATGGGTAAAGTCCCTTACAAAAAAGAACGTGCGTTTCTAAAAAATGTAGGACTTGTTTTAGGTCAAAAAAGTCAACTAATTTGGGATCTCCCCCCGGTCGATACCTATAGAATGTTAAAAGAGATTTACGAAATTAATCAAAAAGATTATGAAACCAGATTAAATAAGTTAGTTAGTCAATTGGGCGTTTCAACAAAGATCAATACACCAGTCCGAAAACTTTCACTTGGTGAGAGAATGAAGTGTGAACTAATCGCATCTTTTTTACATCAACCAAAGCTGTTACTACTAGATGAACCAACAATAGGATTAGATTTGGCAAGTCAAAAGTCAATTTATTCATTTTTATTAGAAATGAATAAATTTGAAAATACTACAATAATTATTACAAGTCATTATATGAATGATATAAAAGCACTATGTGATAGATTAGTTATTATTTTAGATGGTCAGGTAACTTATGATGGAAAGACAAGTGCACTGACGGAACAATATAATAGTGATGAGGTATCAATTAAACTTAACATTGATCATAAAACCTATGAAAAATTGATATTTCCTTTTAAAAATATTCAAATTGAATATGAAAATAATATTCTCTCTCTAAATATTGATAGAGAAAAGGTAACCGAATTGGCTCAATACTTATTAGAAAATCGAATTGAATTTACAAACATTAAAATAGAAGAAGTAAACTTAGAGGAGATAATATATAAAATTTTTTCAGAAAAGGATTCAGTAGTATGA
- the nrdG gene encoding anaerobic ribonucleoside-triphosphate reductase activating protein, whose product MKVMNILHDSVVDGEGLRTVIFFAGCPHGCVGCHNPASWKMSNGVEMSLDEILLEIQSNPMTNVTLSGGEPFIQAKEVSELARKIKEMGKNIWAYSGFTHEEILTSTDPYKRELLSYCDVLVDGRFVLKERDLSLTFRGSRNQRVIYLS is encoded by the coding sequence ATGAAGGTTATGAATATCCTCCACGATTCTGTTGTCGATGGAGAGGGTTTGCGAACGGTTATCTTTTTTGCAGGCTGTCCGCATGGCTGTGTAGGGTGCCATAATCCTGCTAGCTGGAAAATGTCGAATGGTGTTGAGATGTCGTTGGATGAAATCTTGCTGGAAATTCAAAGTAATCCCATGACCAATGTTACGTTGTCCGGCGGTGAGCCTTTTATTCAAGCAAAAGAGGTTAGTGAGCTAGCGAGAAAGATTAAAGAAATGGGTAAAAATATTTGGGCGTATAGTGGCTTTACGCATGAAGAAATATTGACTTCTACAGACCCGTATAAAAGGGAGTTATTAAGCTACTGCGATGTCCTTGTGGATGGTCGTTTTGTATTGAAGGAAAGAGATTTGTCGCTTACGTTTAGAGGAAGTCGAAATCAACGAGTTATCTACCTTAGCTAA
- a CDS encoding UPF0489 family protein, which yields MLITIEEHNEAYLAITYLHLKGIIKKSCLLHIDEHHDLGRVIVNKDMLHQNDIQSIKKITYEQLRVSDYILPLIYKNIIDKVFWINNNSSTKTLSFKVVEESYYNDLILTLRKEQNKQSSKNTFELTLLELNKSNIIDFNLDNWILSVDLDYFSCDDEAGEYTEIEINKKTYEEHIHNKYNKWKLHFGRKVNFERRDNQYFLTYREIDGPLENKEKGYDHISMKVEKLKGFLINFKSKPKAIIICRSLKSGYTPKESFEFTENLVRNMIYEIFKTNEEVIDINYLLNQFHKSSFSRA from the coding sequence ATGTTAATCACAATCGAGGAGCATAATGAAGCATATTTAGCTATTACTTATCTTCACCTAAAGGGAATAATAAAAAAAAGTTGTCTTTTACATATAGATGAACATCACGATTTAGGAAGAGTGATTGTTAATAAGGATATGTTACATCAAAATGATATACAGAGTATTAAAAAGATAACTTATGAACAGCTTAGAGTATCAGATTATATTCTACCTTTAATTTATAAAAATATTATAGATAAAGTGTTCTGGATTAATAATAATTCTAGTACTAAAACATTGAGCTTTAAAGTTGTCGAGGAATCTTACTATAATGATTTAATTCTTACTTTAAGAAAAGAACAAAATAAACAAAGTAGTAAAAATACTTTCGAACTAACATTACTTGAACTAAATAAGAGTAATATCATAGATTTTAATCTTGATAACTGGATACTCAGTGTTGATTTGGATTATTTCTCCTGTGATGATGAAGCTGGAGAATATACAGAGATAGAAATCAATAAAAAAACCTATGAGGAACATATCCATAATAAATATAATAAGTGGAAGCTCCATTTTGGAAGGAAAGTAAATTTCGAAAGAAGAGATAATCAATACTTCTTAACCTATCGTGAAATAGATGGTCCTTTAGAGAACAAAGAAAAAGGTTATGATCATATCAGTATGAAAGTGGAGAAATTAAAAGGATTTTTAATTAACTTTAAAAGTAAACCCAAAGCAATTATTATCTGCCGATCACTTAAAAGTGGATATACACCGAAAGAAAGTTTTGAATTCACGGAAAACTTAGTACGTAATATGATATATGAAATATTTAAAACCAATGAGGAAGTAATAGATATTAATTATCTATTGAATCAATTTCATAAATCATCTTTTTCAAGAGCGTAG
- a CDS encoding helix-turn-helix transcriptional regulator: MEIGQLIRMERLKQNMKQETLAYNICSTSHLSKIEHGTTAPSDFVQQQLLQRLNISLESTVNNSSPAQFIQFREHFQGVINRRDKLAAESLCREIQHYMETHPLYDYRFDLLLMENRLLLMTSTDVLAIKGSLDIWVATKNELSNNQQFHLYIIQGIIAYKENRFTNALTIFKDAYKLSQESRMEDWEMAELHYVLSLAALSDYRYILAIDHTQEAIVYFNTHMLAKRSIEALLILGIAQKHSGDVEDALVTFKRAKEIMRNTEISTFSGVIEQNLGTCYSLLGNSERSLHHFNQSIHANDTSENQVITILSIVKEYKKIDDIETAKEWVQKGMTLLEQLPKHNENPYNHHFAIYKALLFNENNLVAIFKPALHFFEEKQNYYRCFVYCNILAEKLAQRNQFKLATTFYQKGFEYHLTHRKVKQWEELT; this comes from the coding sequence TTGGAGATTGGACAGCTTATACGAATGGAACGGCTGAAACAGAACATGAAGCAGGAAACTCTAGCTTATAACATTTGTTCTACTTCGCATTTGAGTAAAATTGAACACGGTACAACAGCTCCTAGTGACTTTGTTCAACAGCAACTTCTGCAAAGATTGAATATCTCGCTTGAAAGTACGGTAAACAACTCATCCCCTGCACAATTCATACAGTTTCGTGAACACTTTCAAGGTGTCATTAATCGACGTGATAAACTAGCTGCGGAGTCACTTTGCCGGGAAATCCAGCACTATATGGAAACACATCCACTCTATGACTACAGATTTGACTTGTTGCTAATGGAAAATCGCTTGCTGTTAATGACTTCAACTGATGTACTAGCTATCAAGGGGAGCCTAGATATTTGGGTAGCCACAAAAAATGAACTATCGAATAATCAGCAATTCCACCTATACATAATCCAAGGGATTATTGCCTATAAAGAAAATCGTTTTACAAATGCGCTGACTATATTCAAAGATGCCTATAAATTATCACAAGAATCTCGGATGGAAGATTGGGAAATGGCAGAGCTTCACTACGTGTTAAGCCTCGCAGCCTTATCCGATTACCGCTACATTTTGGCGATTGACCATACGCAGGAGGCTATTGTCTATTTCAATACACACATGCTAGCAAAACGTTCCATCGAGGCTTTACTCATTCTTGGAATTGCTCAAAAGCATAGCGGGGATGTGGAGGATGCACTTGTAACGTTTAAACGCGCAAAAGAGATCATGCGAAATACGGAGATCTCTACGTTTAGTGGAGTCATTGAACAGAATCTTGGCACCTGTTATTCACTATTAGGAAATAGTGAGCGCTCTTTGCATCATTTCAATCAAAGCATTCACGCAAATGATACGTCCGAAAACCAGGTCATTACTATTTTATCTATTGTAAAAGAGTATAAAAAAATAGACGATATCGAAACTGCAAAAGAGTGGGTACAAAAAGGAATGACTTTACTCGAACAACTGCCTAAGCACAATGAAAATCCTTACAACCATCATTTCGCAATTTACAAAGCACTGTTATTTAATGAAAACAATCTTGTTGCTATCTTCAAACCTGCGCTTCACTTTTTTGAAGAGAAGCAAAATTACTATCGCTGTTTTGTGTACTGCAATATTCTAGCTGAAAAATTAGCGCAGAGGAACCAATTCAAATTAGCGACCACCTTTTATCAAAAAGGATTTGAATACCATTTAACACATCGAAAAGTAAAACAATGGGAGGAATTAACATGA
- a CDS encoding YcaO-like family protein — protein sequence MKNFERDNSVDVAINNAMNEFRNINVSYKISQYGETYMTTIIELDKVDLANENYRGNGKGIGEQSLASGLFEALEHYLGSPNVIARAVIPKKISQLYCQENVNNEYPIKMLYQQNPEFIVDCETFIEYGSNSSKIFYPAFLTHPMYSQKSLNGSKLRLYSTNNGTSVGLNLEEALLHGINEVIERDSISVHLIQTFISSKKNTIKVINQDSCPSFLKKLIDECNTTLENLKIIDITSDLSIPTYLVKGNKRGNELPIVGTGSSISVKYALERALLECLQSYYLHDETLEKEDRTNLDKLGKYKPLLNCLLLNYECSEKLIDFRDYPIESENLTLRDQLDKINMSLNKNGYKMFFKTIYKSENLFCIKVIVPGLEKFHLVRSGVGLPLSSRGETFL from the coding sequence GTGAAGAATTTTGAAAGAGACAATTCAGTTGATGTTGCAATTAATAATGCAATGAATGAATTCAGGAACATAAATGTTTCATATAAAATTTCTCAGTACGGTGAAACATATATGACGACTATTATAGAGTTAGATAAAGTAGATTTAGCTAACGAAAATTATAGAGGTAATGGGAAAGGGATTGGAGAACAATCTCTAGCGAGTGGATTATTTGAAGCCCTAGAACATTATTTGGGTTCCCCTAATGTCATCGCCAGAGCAGTAATACCGAAAAAGATCTCCCAGCTCTATTGTCAGGAAAATGTAAACAATGAATATCCTATAAAAATGCTTTACCAACAGAACCCTGAATTTATAGTGGATTGCGAAACTTTTATTGAATATGGATCAAATAGTTCGAAAATTTTCTACCCGGCCTTTTTAACTCATCCCATGTATTCACAAAAAAGTTTAAACGGTTCAAAGCTCAGGCTCTATTCAACGAATAATGGGACCTCTGTAGGCTTAAATTTAGAAGAGGCATTATTACATGGGATAAATGAAGTTATTGAAAGAGACTCTATATCAGTTCATCTTATTCAAACCTTTATTTCATCGAAAAAAAATACGATAAAGGTCATTAATCAAGATTCATGTCCTTCTTTTCTAAAGAAATTAATAGATGAGTGTAATACCACTTTGGAAAACTTGAAAATCATTGATATAACAAGCGATTTATCTATTCCAACTTATTTAGTAAAAGGAAATAAAAGAGGGAATGAATTACCTATAGTAGGTACCGGTTCATCTATATCTGTAAAATATGCTTTGGAAAGAGCTTTATTAGAATGCCTCCAATCGTACTATTTACATGATGAAACTTTGGAAAAAGAAGATCGAACAAACCTGGATAAACTAGGAAAATATAAGCCGCTTTTAAATTGTCTTCTGTTGAATTATGAATGCAGTGAAAAGTTGATAGACTTTCGTGACTACCCAATTGAATCAGAAAATTTAACTTTAAGAGACCAACTGGACAAGATTAATATGTCTTTGAATAAAAATGGATATAAAATGTTTTTCAAAACTATTTACAAGTCCGAAAACTTATTCTGTATAAAAGTAATAGTACCGGGACTTGAAAAGTTTCATTTAGTAAGATCAGGAGTAGGATTACCTTTATCCAGTAGAGGAGAAACCTTTTTATGA